In Vicugna pacos chromosome 10, VicPac4, whole genome shotgun sequence, the following proteins share a genomic window:
- the LOC102528350 gene encoding olfactory receptor 51I2-like, with amino-acid sequence MGNFGTNITSTTSFTLTGFPEVEGLEHWLAAFLLLLYAISILGNILILFIIKEEQSLHQPMYYFLSLLSVNDLGVSFSTLPTILATLCFHVPETAFDACLTQMFFIHFFSWTESGILLAMSVDRYVAICNPLHYSTVLTDTRVAHMGISIIIRSFCMVFPLPFLLKRLPFCKDNMLTHSYCLHPDLIRLPRGDTTINSTYGLFIVISAFGVDSVLILLSYALILHSVLAIASQEERLKTLNTCVSHICAVLIFYVPMVSVSMVHRFGKHAPEYVHKFMSLVYLFVPPMLNPIIYSIKTKEIRKKLHKILLGTRY; translated from the coding sequence ATGGGAAATTTTGGAACCAACATCACGAGCACTACCAGCTTCACACTAACAGGCTTCCCAGAGGTGGAGGGACTGGAGCACTGGTTAGCTGCcttcctcttgctgctttatgCTATCTCCATCCTGGGCAACATCCTCATTCTCTTCATCATAAAGGAGGAGCAGAGTTTGCACCAGCCAATGTactacttcctgtctctgctgtctGTCAATGACCTGGGTGTGTCCTTTTCTACGTTGCCTACGATACTGGCTACTTTGTGCTTTCATGTACCAGAGACTGCCTTTGATGCCTGCCTGACCCAGATGTTCTTCATCCACTTTTTCTCCTGGACAGAGTCTGGGATCTTGCTGGCCATGAGTGttgaccgctatgtggccatctgtaacCCCCTGCATTATTCTACAGTGCTCACTGACACCCGTGTGGCTCACATGGGCATATCCATCATCATCCGCAGCTTCTGCATGGTCTTCCCATTGCCTTTCCTTCTGAAGAGGCTGCCCTTCTGTAAAGACAACATGCTGACCCATTCCTACTGCTTGCATCCAGACCTGATCCGCCTGCCCCGTGGAGATACCACCATCAACAGCACGTATGGCCTGTTCATTGTCATCTCTGCTTTTGGGGTAGACTCAGTGCTCATCCTCCTCTCCTATGCACTCATACTGCACTCTGTGCTGGCCATTGCCTCCCAGGAGGAGAGGCTGAAGACACTCAACACATGTGTGTCACACATCTGTGCTGTACTCATTTTCTATGTGCCCATGGTTAGTGTGTCCATGGTCCATCGATTCGGGAAGCATGCCCCTGAGTATGTGCACAAGTTCATGTCCCTGGTATATCTCTTTGTGCCTCCAATGCTCAACCCAATTATCTATTCCATCAAGACTAAGGAGATTCGTAAGAAGCTACACAAGATATTATTGGGGACTAGGTACTGA
- the LOC116282016 gene encoding olfactory receptor 51I2 — protein MGLFNVTHPAFFLLTGIPGLESSQIWLAGPLCVMYAVALGGNAVILQAVRVEPSLHEPMYYFLSLLSFSDVAMSMATLPTVLRTFCLNARNIDFHACLIQMFLIHSFSMMESGILLAMSFDRYVAICDPLRYATVLTNEVIAGMGLVVIARSFITLFPLPFLFKRLPTCRSNVLSHSYCLHPDMMKLACADITINSIYGLFVLISTFGMDLLCIFLSYVLILRSVMAIASREERLKALNTCVSHILAVLAFYVPMIGVSTVHRFGKNAPRYIHVLLSNVYLFVPPVLNPLIYSAKTKEIRRAIVRMFHRIKM, from the coding sequence ATGGGATTGTTCAACGTCACTCACCCTGCTTTCTTCCTCCTGACTGGCATTCCCGGTCTGGAGAGTTCTCAGATCTGGCTAGCCGGTCCCCTCTGTGTGATGTATGCCGTGGCTCTCGGGGGCAACGCAGTGATCCTGCAGGCGGTGCGAGTGGAGCCCAGCCTGCACGAGCCCATGTACTACTTCCTGTCCCTGCTGTCCTTCAGTGATGTGGCCATGTCCATGGCCACACTGCCTACCGTGCTCAGGACCTTCTGCCTCAATGCCCGCAACATTGATTTCCATGCCTGTCTCATCCAGATGTTTCTCATCCATTCCTTCTCCATGATGGAGTCAGGCATTCTGCTGGCCATGAGCTTTGACCGCTACGTGGCCATTTGTGACCCCTTGCGCTATGCGACTGTGCTCACCAACGAAGTCATTGCTGGAATGGGTTTAGTGGTGATTGCTCGGAGCTTCatcaccctctttccccttccctttctctttaaGAGGCTGCCTACCTGCAGATCCAATGTCCTTTCCCACTCTTACTGCCTTCACCCGGACATGATGAAGCTGGCCTGTGCTGATATCACTATCAACAGCATCTATGGACTCTTTGTTCTCATATCCACCTTTGGCATGGACCTCTTATGTATCTTCCTCTCCTATGTGCTCATTCTGCGCTCGGTCATGGCCATCGCTTCCCGTGAAGAACGCCTCAAAGCTCTCAACACGTGTGTGTCACATATCTTGGCTGTACTTGCATTTTATGTGCCAATGATCGGGGTCTCCACAGTGCACCGCTTTGGGAAAAATGCCCCACGCTACATACATGTCCTCTTGTCCAATGTCTACCTCTTTGTACCTCCTGTGCTCAACCCTCTCATTTATAGCGCCAAGACCAAGGAGATCCGCCGAGCCATTGTCCGCATGTTTCACCGCATCAAAATGTGA